One Brassica napus cultivar Da-Ae chromosome A5, Da-Ae, whole genome shotgun sequence DNA window includes the following coding sequences:
- the LOC106400884 gene encoding micronuclear linker histone polyprotein: MAETERPHRSSSINSSSNARNASSSSSTDFFICFTSRFSSSSSMRLSSLSPARSACLTTSLSRRLRTSGSIKNASAGVLNSPMFGNSGGRKRSGSGYENGNNNNNIEPSSPKVTCIGQVRVKTRKHVKKKMRARSRRRGETSSFRRSSSDQNDRGGCRFDASENRWVHFPVTICESLRSFGSELNCFSSSSSSPCRSSCTGGSDGRRGKNNGGGCGGGGGGSSCFTRWFVAVEETGGKRREIELVVGGGEDEEAAEDGRRRSRRRHVFEGLDLSEIEMKTEERRGREDVGMINLCSPPKNALLLMRCRSDPVKVAALANRVRERQMSLDEGVCGGEEEEDEERRRFELDLEDKKRIELCEKWISGETIVEREVVSITAPEAPKEEDSEEEASKVHEEEIEAMIIKHIEDDLRNAIEEEKEEEEHVAEMEEEEEERKEEEEVAASVTVTPNVERSNQGNREPDPSPEVIMRGETMEKEKTTPYKVLPDCLLLMMCEPKLSMEVSKETWVCSTDFVRCQPGRPPAKKITEATGEHHHHHHQQPKKRIVTGVDSNASSRRRSVDKRPVHHSLLQPPRSSCSYPAAPPLLTTAASVREQKVGGGNKAYEPPVLPRCKSEPRKSASKLAPEACFWKNRKLEPHPQASVGVGGGAGVGF; this comes from the coding sequence ATGGCGGAAACTGAAAGACCCCACCGTTCTTCAAGTATTAACAGTAGCAGCAACGCAAGAAacgcttcttcatcttcttcaactgATTTCTTCATTTGTTTCACATCtcgcttctcttcttcctcctccatgCGCCTCTCTTCCCTCAGCCCAGCTCGCTCCGCCTGCCTCACCACTTCTCTCAGCCGCCGTCTCCGTACTAGCGGCAGCATAAAGAACGCTTCGGCCGGAGTTCTAAACTCTCCGATGTTCGGTAATAGCGGCGGACGTAAGAGATCTGGATCGGGTTACGAAAAtggtaataataataacaacatAGAGCCGTCGTCTCCGAAGGTGACGTGTATCGGTCAAGTGAGGGTGAAGACGAGGAAGCacgtgaagaagaagatgagagcgAGATCTAGGAGGAGAGGCGAGACGAGCAGCTTCAGGAGATCGTCCTCCGACCAAAACGACAGAGGAGGGTGTCGTTTCGACGCGAGCGAGAACCGTTGGGTTCATTTCCCCGTGACTATCTGCGAGTCGTTGAGATCGTTCGGCTCCGAGCTTAActgcttctcctcctcctcctcgtcaCCGTGTAGATCTTCTTGCACGGGCGGTAGCGACGGGCGGCGTGGTAAGAATAACGGCGGCGGGTGCGGCGGTGGCGGAGGAGGAAGCTCGTGCTTCACGCGGTGGTTTGTGGCGGTGGAGGAGACGGGAGGGAAGAGGAGGGAGATAGAGCTTGTGGTTGGAGGAGGGGAAGACGAGGAGGCGGCGGAGgatgggaggaggaggagtcgCCGGAGGCATGTTTTTGAGGGGCTTGATTTGAGCGAGATTGAGATGAAGACGGAGGAGAGGAGAGGGAGGGAGGATGTTGGGATGATTAATCTCTGTTCTCCGCCGAAGAACGCTTTGCTGTTGATGAGGTGTAGATCTGATCCGGTTAAGGTGGCTGCGTTGGCGAACCGGGTTCGGGAGAGGCAGATGTCGCTTGATGAGGGAGTGTGTGgaggagaggaggaggaagatgagGAGAGGAGGAGGTTTGAGCTTGACTTGGAAGACAAGAAGCGGATCGAGTTGTGTGAGAAATGGATTTCTGGAGAGACTATTGTCGAGAGAGAAGTAGTTTCTATTACAGCACCAGAAGCTCCCAAAGAGGAAgattcagaagaagaagcttcgAAGGTACATGAGGAAGAGATTGAAGCTATGATCATCAAACACATCGAAGACGATCTCAGAAACGCTATagaggaagaaaaagaagaagaggagcatgTGGCTgagatggaagaagaagaagaagaaaggaaagaggaggaggaggtagcTGCCTCTGTCACTGTGACTCCAAACGTGGAAAGATCCAACCAAGGAAACAGAGAACCCGACCCGAGTCCGGAAGTGATAATGAGAGGAGAAACTATGGAGAAAGAGAAGACGACGCCGTATAAGGTGTTACCGGATTGTCTACTGCTAATGATGTGCGAGCCAAAGCTATCGATGGAAGTCTCCAAGGAGACTTGGGTCTGCTCCACGGACTTCGTTAGATGTCAACCGGGAAGACCTCCGGCGAAGAAGATAACCGAAGCCACCGGAGaacatcatcaccatcatcatcaacagCCCAAGAAACGAATCGTCACCGGCGTTGACTCCAACGCATCTTCTCGCCGGCGTTCTGTCGATAAACGACCTGTTCACCATTCGCTGTTACAGCCGCCGAGGTCATCGTGCTCGTACCCAGCTGCTCCGCCGTTATTAACGACGGCTGCGTCGGTTAGAGAGCAGAAGGTAGGAGGAGGTAACAAGGCGTACGAGCCGCCGGTGCTGCCGCGTTGCAAGTCGGAGCCGAGGAAGTCGGCTTCGAAGCTTGCGCCGGAAGCTTGTTTCTGGAAAAATCGGAAGCTCGAGCCGCATCCTCAAGCTTCTGTCGGAGTCGGCGGCGGCGCCGGAGTAGGGTTCTAG
- the LOC106397474 gene encoding RNA exonuclease 4 — protein sequence MSSDLKRKQKKKNPKPVQINPNWSLLQQKLKSDSNNSGNRKSSNNDDSDDPRSILGKRKERPDSEVDVPKISPLAPVNDDTSLTDEVAMDCEMVGVSQGTKSALGRVTLVNKWGNVLYDEFVRPVERVVDFRTHISGIRPRDLRKAKDFRVAQTKVAELIKGKILVGHALHNDLKVLLLTHPKKDIRDTAEYQPFLKDKTRKSLKHLASEFLGADIQNGEHCPIDDARAAMLLYQKNRREWERNVKDQTRMRLKQKKRKPKKKVKEANHTSTV from the exons atgagttctGATCTGAAGagaaagcagaagaagaaaaaccctaaacccgttCAGATAAACCCTAATTGGTCACTCCTCCAACAA AAGCTGAAATCTGATTCGAATAACTCGGGCAATCGAAAATCTTCAAACAATGACGACTCAGATGATCCCAGGTCCATATTAG GGAAGCGGAAAGAGAGACCTGATTCGGAGGTGGATGTTCCTAAGATTAGTCCTTTAGCACCTGTCAATGACGATACCAG TTTGACAGATGAAGTGGCTATGGACTGTGAAATGGTTGGTGTCAGTCAAGGAACCAAAAGCGCCCTTGGACGTGTTACCTTG GTAAATAAGTGGGGGAATGTTCTATACGATGAGTTTGTGCGTCCTGTGGAACGTGTTGTTGACTTTCGAACGCATATTAGTGGGATTCGACCTAGAGACTTAAGAAAGG CCAAAGATTTCCGAGTGGCTCAGACCAAAGTAGCGGAGTTAATCAAGGGGAAGATTCTCGTGGGACATGCCTTGCACAACGATCTCAAG GTTTTACTGTTAACTCACCCGAAAAAGGACATAAGGGACACAGCAGAGTATCAGCCTTTTCTCAA GGACAAAACAAGAAAGTCACTGAAACATCTTGCATCTGAGTTTCTAGGAGCCGACATCCAAAACGGAGAGCACTGTCCT ATTGATGATGCACGAGCCGCAATGCTGCTTTACCAGAAGAACAGAAGGGAGTGGGAGAGAAATGTGAAAGACCAGACACGGATGAGGCTGAAACAAAAGAAGCGTAAGCCTAAGAAGAAAGTAAAGGAAGCTAATCACACCTCAACTGTTTGA
- the LOC111215703 gene encoding reticulon-4-interacting protein 1, mitochondrial-like — protein MRVMRSYRGNSIAGLVSHPARLSPLRSIFTGCRAVMLPRFGGPEVLELRENVPVPNLNPNEVLVRAKAVSINPLDCRIRAGYGRSVLQPHLPVVIGRDISGEVAAVGNSVKAFKVGQEVFGALHPTALRGTYTDYGILSEEELIEKPSSVSHVEASAIPFAALTAWRALKSNARILEGQRLLVFGGGAVGFAAIQLGVAFGCHVTASCVGQTKERILAAGAEQAVDYLTEDIEVAVKGKFDAVLDTIGRPETERIGINFLRKGGNYMTLQGEAASLTDKYGFVIGLPLATSLLAKKKIQYQYSHGIDYWWTYMRADPEGLAEIQRLVGAGKLKIPVEKTFPITEVVAAHEAKEKKLVPGKVVLEL, from the exons ATGCGAGTGATGAGATCGTATCGCGGTAACTCTATCGCCGGATTGGTGTCTCATCCGGCGAGGTTAAGTCCCCTACGGAGCATCTTCACCGGTTGCCGCGCAGTGATGCTGCCACGATTCGGCGGCCCGGAGGTTTTGGAGCTCCGGGAGAATGTCCCGGTGCCGAATCTCAATCCGAACGAGGTCCTCGTCCGTGCGAAAGCTGTTTCGATCAATCCTCTTGATTGCAGA ATACGAGCAGGATATGGGCGTTCTGTGTTACAACCGCATCTACCTGTTGTAATTGGACGTGACATCAGTGGTGAAGTTGCAGCCGTTGGTAACTCAGTGAAGGCATTTAAAGTAGGGCAAGAAGTTTTTGGTGCGTTGCATCCTACTGCGTTGAGAGGTACTTATACTGATTATGGGATACTTTCTGAGGAGGAGCTCATTGAAAAGCCATCATCGGTTTCTCATGTT GAGGCGAGTGCTATTCCTTTTGCTGCGTTGACTGCTTGGCGTGCTTTGAAGAGTAATGCTCGGATACTCGAAGG ACAAAGGCTATTAGTTTTTGGAGGAGGAGCAGTAGGTTTTGCTGCAATCCAGCTGGGCGTAGCCTTTGGGTGCCATGTTACAGCCTCTTGTGTTGGTCAGACCAAAGAAAGAATACTAGCAGCTGGTGCCGAGCAAGCTGTTGACTACTTAACCGAG GACATTGAGGTGGCTGTAAAAGGAAAGTTTGACGCTGTGTTGGATACTATTGGTCGGCCTGAGACCGAGAGAATAGGCATAAACTTCTTGAGGAAGGGTGGCAACTATATGACTCTCCAG GGTGAGGCTGCATCATTGACTGATAAATACGGTTTTGTGATTGGGCTTCCGCTTGCAACTTCACTCTTGGCGAAGAAAAAGATACAGTATCAGTATTCTCATGGAATAG ACTATTGGTGGACGTATATGAGGGCTGATCCTGAAGGTCTAGCTGAGATTCAACGGTTAGTTGGAGCCGGAAAGCTAAAGATACCAGTGGAAAAGACGTTTCCTATAACCGAAGTTGTAGCAGCTCATGAAGCCAAGGAGAAGAAGCTGGTTCCGGGTAAGGTGGTTCTAGAGCTCTGA